The proteins below come from a single Conger conger chromosome 10, fConCon1.1, whole genome shotgun sequence genomic window:
- the parapinopsina gene encoding parapinopsin a, whose protein sequence is MENVKFAPSSEENPLSPDSLNETLMPRIGYTVLSIIMGVFSTAAFVLNVTVIVVTLQHRKLRHPLNYALVNLAVADLGVTVTGGLLAVVTNGMGYFSLGRIGCVIEGFAVAFFGIAALCTVAVIAVERFIVVCKPLGFIMFQTRHAVAGVAFSWVWSFIWNTPPLFGWGSYQLEGVKTSCAPDWYSRDLGNISYILCYFLLCFAIPFSIIVISYAWLLWALRQVTRLQMCGGSTARVEVQVTRMVIVMVLAFLLTWLPYAAFALAVIIDHDLHINPIIATIPMYLAKSSTVFNPIIYIFMNKQFRDCAVPFLLCGRNPWASEPEGSEAETTISIVNKSPKVSPA, encoded by the exons ATGGAGAATGTCAAGTTTGCACCAAGTTCTGAAGAGAATCCGCTTTCTCCTGACTCCCTGAATGAAACCCTGATGCCCAGAATTGGATACACTGTGCTGTCCATTATCATGGGCGTATTCTCCACCGCTGCATTTGTTCTTAATGTGACGGTTATTGTGGTGACACTTCAGCACAGGAAGCTGAGGCATCCTCTGAACTATGCCCTGGTGAACCTGGCAGTAGCAGACTTGGGAGTGACTGTGACTGGGGGGCTCCTGGCGGTGGTGACAAACGGCATGGGCTACTTCAGCCTGGGGAGGATCGGCTGTGTGATCGAAGGGTTCGCTGTGGCTTTCTTTG GCATTGCAGCGCTGTGCACAGTGGCAGTCATCGCAGTGGAACGCTTCATCGTGGTCTGCAAGCCTCTGGGTTTCATTATGTTCCAAACAAGGCATGCTGTGGCAGGGGTGGCATTCTCTTGGGTCTGGTCCTTCATATGGAACACACCACCTCTGTTTGGCTGGGGGAGCTACCAGCTCGAGGGGGTAAAGACCTCTTGTGCCCCGGATTGGTACAGCAGAGACCTGGGGAATATCTCCTATATCCTGTGCTACTTCCTTTTGTGCTTCGCCATTCCATTCAGCATCATTGTGATCTCCTATGCATGGCTACTGTGGGCACTGCGGCAG GTGACCAGACTCCAGATGTGTGGGGGCTCCACTGCTAGAGTGGAGGTCCAGGTGACCCGCATGGTCATTGTGATGGTACTGGCCTTCCTGCTCACCTGGCTGCCCTATGCTGCCTTTGCACTGGCAGTTATCATTGACCACGATCTTCACATCAACCCCATCATTGCTACTATCCCCATGTATCTGGCCAAGAGCAGTACTGTCTTCAACCccatcatttacattttcatgaacaaacAG TTTAGGGATTGCGCTGTACCATTCCTTCTTTGTGGAAGAAATCCATGGGCTTCGGAGCCTGAGGGATCAGAAGCAGAAACCACCATCTCCATTGTCAACAAAAGCCCCAAAGTCTCTCCTGCATAA
- the selenok gene encoding selenoprotein K: MVYVSNGQVLDGWTQSPWRLSFLRDLFWGAVEFIGLFFQTVYRPDLSKKGNSGSTRFSDGRGPPGFPGGRRRMGRVNHGGGASPPPMGG; encoded by the exons ATGGTGTACGTCTCGAACG GTCAGGTACTGGACGGCTGGACCCAGTCTCCATGGAGGTTATCTTTTCTTCGTGACCTCTTTTGGGGTGCTGTGGAATTTATTGGATTGTT CTTTCAGACAGTCTACCGGCCAGATCTTTCAAAAAAAGGCAACTCTGGGTCTACGAGGTTCAGTGATGGCAGAGG cccaCCAGGGTTTCCTGGGGGCCGGAGAAGGATGGGACGGGTAAACCATGGGGGTGGCGCCAGTCCCCCACCAATGGGTGGATGA